The Shewanella sp. NFH-SH190041 genome has a window encoding:
- the purK gene encoding 5-(carboxyamino)imidazole ribonucleotide synthase: MSTPKIWVLGDGQLGAMMRYAGQPLALDVQPVDIMAPSAKTLPLAEQDIVTAEREQWPESATSRQLSEHQNFINGPVFGRLADRFSQKSLLDKLGIATSPWVNVTQTTSATELHRQLGDKVLLKRRTGGYDGKGQYWLYADKPDEVPAQWHNAAIAEQGIAFDEEVSLVGARSRDGRCHFYPLALNLHQDGILMASIAPLPRLNSLQTQAEAMLSSIMAELDYVGVMAMECFRVGDTLLVNELAPRVHNSGHWTLTGCHTSQFELHLRALMGWPIAPLVPALPVAMVNLIGVDWQEQWLTLPGAELFWYNKQVRPGRKVGHLNLNVTDAAQLTCTLATLKTCMPAHYLAPLNWLGHELLS, translated from the coding sequence ATGAGCACACCAAAGATTTGGGTTTTGGGTGATGGCCAATTGGGCGCCATGATGCGCTATGCGGGTCAACCTCTGGCGCTAGATGTGCAACCGGTTGATATTATGGCCCCTAGCGCCAAGACCCTGCCGTTAGCTGAACAGGATATTGTTACCGCCGAGCGGGAGCAATGGCCGGAGTCGGCCACCAGCCGTCAACTCAGTGAGCACCAAAACTTTATAAATGGCCCGGTTTTTGGCCGCTTAGCCGACCGCTTCAGCCAAAAATCCCTGTTAGATAAGCTCGGCATTGCCACCTCGCCTTGGGTCAATGTCACGCAAACCACCTCCGCCACGGAGCTACACCGACAACTGGGAGACAAGGTGCTGCTCAAGCGGCGCACCGGTGGCTATGACGGCAAAGGGCAATACTGGCTGTATGCCGATAAGCCTGATGAGGTCCCGGCACAATGGCATAATGCCGCCATTGCCGAGCAGGGCATCGCCTTTGATGAAGAGGTCTCTTTGGTTGGCGCCCGCAGCCGTGATGGCCGTTGTCATTTTTACCCGCTGGCACTGAATCTGCACCAAGATGGCATCTTAATGGCCTCGATTGCTCCCCTTCCCCGGCTTAATTCACTGCAAACTCAGGCTGAAGCCATGCTAAGCAGTATTATGGCGGAGCTGGATTATGTCGGCGTCATGGCTATGGAATGTTTCCGCGTGGGAGATACCTTGCTGGTGAACGAACTGGCTCCCCGGGTACACAATTCTGGTCACTGGACTTTAACGGGGTGCCATACCAGTCAGTTTGAACTGCATCTGCGCGCGCTAATGGGTTGGCCCATTGCGCCACTCGTACCCGCCCTGCCCGTGGCCATGGTCAATCTCATCGGGGTTGACTGGCAAGAGCAATGGCTAACGCTGCCAGGCGCTGAGCTATTCTGGTACAACAAGCAGGTACGGCCGGGGCGTAAAGTTGGCCATTTGAATCTTAATGTGACTGATGCCGCGCAACTGACCTGCACACTGGCCACGCTAAAAACCTGTATGCCCGCGCATTATCTGGCGCCGCTAAATTGGCTAGGTCATGAGTTGCTAAGCTAA
- the gshA gene encoding glutamate--cysteine ligase: MKSFNALVECLATEQGRAALAGIHRGIERETLRVTPGGELAGDAHPRELGSALTHSRITTDYSESLLEFITPVCSSVDSLLDSLTQTHAFSVQHLHGEQLWPVSMPCFVANEGDIPIARYGSSNTGRMKSLYRTGLTHRYGALMQIIAGVHYNFSVSSALWQQLHRFSGSSEPLGQFISEGYFSLIRNYRRMVWLLPYLFGASPTICQSFIQGRQTNLPFVSLGAGALYLPYATSLRMSDLGYTNQEQEKLSISYNSLDEYLAGIRRAIAMPSQKFARIGVKVDGEYRQLNANILQIENEFYAPIRAKRVTASGEKPSQALARAGVEYIEVRALDVNPFSPVGIDASQVYLLDLFLLYCLLQPSAPTDAAGELEMAANLRAVVLTGREPGLMLARNGQAISLQHWLGEIFTGMAALAPLLDNAPGQQGQPYQQALAQWQVCVDDPQQTLSGRMLQAILQPGMGHGQWVKNLAQEYSQYLRGYPLTPQQQADYEAEASASLARQAAIEAADSQSFDSFLSEYFNDPQS, encoded by the coding sequence GTTACCCCTGGTGGTGAATTAGCCGGTGATGCCCATCCCCGAGAGCTAGGCTCAGCTTTAACCCATTCCCGTATCACCACTGATTACAGTGAGTCTCTGCTGGAGTTTATTACCCCGGTTTGCAGCAGTGTTGACAGTCTGCTCGACAGCTTAACCCAGACCCATGCTTTTAGTGTGCAGCATCTGCATGGTGAGCAGCTTTGGCCGGTCAGTATGCCTTGTTTTGTTGCCAATGAAGGGGATATTCCCATTGCCCGCTATGGCAGCTCCAATACCGGTCGGATGAAAAGTTTGTACCGCACTGGGTTGACCCACAGATACGGCGCCTTGATGCAGATTATTGCCGGGGTGCATTACAACTTTTCTGTGTCTTCGGCGTTATGGCAACAGTTACATCGCTTTTCTGGCAGTAGTGAGCCGCTGGGGCAGTTTATTTCCGAAGGCTATTTCAGTCTGATCCGTAATTATCGCCGCATGGTGTGGTTGCTGCCTTACCTGTTTGGTGCCTCGCCAACGATTTGTCAGTCCTTCATTCAAGGGCGGCAGACCAATTTACCCTTTGTTTCCTTAGGCGCTGGCGCACTGTACCTGCCTTATGCCACCTCGTTGCGCATGAGCGATTTGGGCTATACCAATCAGGAGCAGGAAAAACTCAGTATCAGTTATAACTCGCTGGATGAGTATTTAGCTGGGATCCGCCGCGCCATCGCTATGCCATCGCAAAAATTTGCCCGTATTGGGGTGAAGGTGGACGGCGAATACCGTCAGCTTAATGCCAATATTTTGCAGATTGAGAATGAATTTTACGCGCCGATCCGTGCCAAGCGGGTGACGGCCAGCGGTGAAAAACCCTCGCAAGCATTGGCGCGGGCTGGCGTGGAGTATATCGAAGTGCGGGCGCTGGATGTGAATCCGTTTAGCCCTGTAGGAATAGACGCCAGCCAAGTGTATTTGCTGGATCTTTTCTTACTCTATTGCCTGTTGCAACCCAGTGCACCAACCGACGCGGCTGGTGAGCTGGAAATGGCCGCAAACCTACGGGCCGTGGTGTTAACCGGTCGAGAACCCGGGTTGATGTTAGCGCGCAATGGACAGGCCATTTCCCTGCAGCACTGGTTGGGTGAAATATTCACCGGCATGGCGGCATTGGCGCCTTTGCTCGATAATGCACCCGGGCAGCAGGGACAGCCTTATCAGCAGGCATTGGCGCAGTGGCAGGTGTGTGTGGATGATCCACAACAGACCCTGTCAGGCCGGATGCTACAGGCCATTTTGCAGCCCGGTATGGGGCATGGTCAGTGGGTGAAAAATCTGGCGCAGGAGTACAGCCAATATCTGCGCGGTTACCCGTTAACGCCGCAGCAGCAAGCTGATTATGAGGCGGAAGCATCAGCTTCCCTTGCCCGGCAGGCTGCAATTGAAGCTGCAGACAGCCAAAGTTTTGATAGTTTCTTATCTGAGTACTTTAATGATCCACAATCTTGA